The proteins below come from a single Chrysoperla carnea chromosome 1, inChrCarn1.1, whole genome shotgun sequence genomic window:
- the LOC123305564 gene encoding U6 snRNA-associated Sm-like protein LSm4 encodes MLPLSLLRTAQNHPMLVELKNGETYNGHLVSCDNWMNINLREVICTSRDGDKFWRMPECYIRGSTIKYLRIPDEVIDMVKEDAMNAKARNRDVKSGRGITGQRGGRVGGRGGFGGGGNRGGGGGGGGGNRGGARNPPYSNPKKK; translated from the exons ATG ttgccATTATCTCTATTAAGAACAGCACAAAACCACCCAATG CTGGTGGAATTAAAAAATGGAGAAACATATAACGGACATTTAGTTAGTTGTGATAATTGGATGAATATTAATTTACGAGAAGTTATCTGTACCTCCAGG GATGGTGATAAGTTTTGGAGAATGCCAGAATGTTATATTAGAGGTAGTACAATCAAATATCTAAGAATACCAGATGAAGTGATTGATATGGTGAAAGAAGATGCAATGAATGCGAAAGCTAGAAATCGTGATGTCAAATCCGGCCGTGGAATTACAGGACAACGAGGTGGTCGTGTTGGTGGGCGAGGTGGTTTTGGAGGAGGTGGTAATCgcggtggtggtggtggtggtggcgGTGGAAATCGAGGAGGTGCCAGAAATCCACCTTATAGTAAtccaaagaaaaaataa
- the LOC123305228 gene encoding L-threonine 3-dehydrogenase, mitochondrial has translation MFLRRLKVNKLLLVRQFSDQICAPNTDKPKILITGGLGQLGIETAKLLRSLLGNDNVILSDIIKPQASVSANGPYIFADILDFKGLQRTVVDYQIDWIIHFSALLSAVGEQNVPLAVRVNIEGMHNMIELAKQYKLRIFVPSTIGAFGPESPRNPTPNVTIQRPKTIYGVSKVHAELLGEYYHHKFGLDFRCLRFPGVISSDPPGGGTTDYAVAIFHEGIKNRKFNCYLKPDTRLPMMYIKDCLSALWQYMSTPEEKLKRRVYNVTAMSFTPEELANEIRKHIPNLEVTYNPDSRQAIADDWPQVFDDSEAREDWNWKSKYDLPKLVTSMIEDVNKYYTINK, from the exons atgtttttacggAGATTAAAAGTTAATAAGTTATTATTAGTAAGACAATTTTCAGATCAAATTTGTGCACCGAATACGgataaaccaaaaatattaataaccg GTGGattaggtcaattgggtatcgAAACGGCAAAATTATTACGTTCATTATTAGGTAACGACAATGTGATATTATCGGATATAATAAAACCACAAGCAAGTGTCTCAGCAAATGGACCATATATATTTGCTGATATATTAGATTTTAAAGGTTTACAACGAACGGTAGTTGATTATCAAATTGATTGGATCATACATTTCTCAGCATTGTTGAGTGCTGTTGGTGAACAAAATGTACCATTGGCTGTACGTGTGAATATCGAAGGAATGCATAATATGATTGAATTGgctaaacaatataaattacgTATATTTGTACCAAGTACAATTGGTGCTTTTGGTCCAGAATCACCACGTAATCCAACACCGAATGTTACAATACAACGTCCGAAAACTATTTATGGTGTATCGAAAGTGCATGCTGAATTGTTAG GTGAATATTATCATCATAAATTTGGCTTGGATTTTCGATGTTTACGATTTCCTGGAGTAATTTCTAGTGATCCACCTGGTGGTGGTACAACAGATTATGCAGTGGCAATATTTCATGAAGgcattaaaaatcgtaaatttaattgttatttaaaaccTGATACTAGATTACCAATGATGTATATAAAAGATTGTTTGAGTGCATTATGGCAATATATGTCAACGccagaagaaaaattaaaacgacGTGTTTATAATGTGACGGCAATGAGTTTTACACCAGAAGAATTAGCAAATGAAATTCGTAAACATATACCAAATTTAGAAGTTACTTATAATCCAGACAGTCGACAAGCTATTG ccGATGATTGGCCACAAGTATTTGATGATAGTGAAGCACGAGAAGATTGGAATTGGAAATCAAAATATGATTTGCCCAAATTAGTAACATCAATGATTGAAGACGttaacaaatattatacaattaataaatga
- the LOC123292856 gene encoding protein artichoke, whose product MELIFRLKIHLSILNTSQWFLHNFIWFLLIKSWISLPNTSGGFIAECPAQELILPCRCLTRGNEYQIWCSHSELSNVLDGLKSIGKLITNPIDELILENNNLPSLPGRFFLPIRVMRLMLRNNYLQRVSSGWLTGLENTLMELYMVEPDLRSFPMDSLDQLRQLEAVTIKSNLMKRAPYFSGLPRLRYIQIESTSLVELSPRNFKMLPSLEKLHITGSEHLTRLESNVLEDLPQLNIVNISFNAINWVHPRAFSRLPNLVELHLIGNQITDAGMIGRGTRDLQSLTTLRLDYNNIDKIGEASFVDIPALRDLYLSYNQITDIHHGAFHQTPQLRMLNLNHNLVRHVHPESFLQHSGSGLEELWLIDNDISHVSELRSLLDALPRLIFLDMSYNFLQDIPFGALRGHPTLERLHLNHNKIQMVEREAFTAMPALRELRLKNNSLSNLLDGPLWNLPALKGLDLSQNYFKRIEPRLLMNLPSLRRLDLSENQLGIIDPASFLETPALEHVNISHNVLTTLHPATFRHLMHLYEIDVSHNRLVEFVPGLPRGIENLHMSRNQITSLPLSPSPDLDLPSLRMLDISRNGIAKIQSGSFRTLPQLRRLNLGKNSLQTLENSCLEGLTRLEVLDLHDNRLMLLHPQCLREKRELRELNLSGNHLEMLVPEVLQDTEHLKKLDVSNNRLTEIMSGTFQNTRELKSFDCSYNSLTQLPPSIRNLKNLEVLDLTNNRLRYLQPETLSSLAALTELKISRNRISELRQRAFDNLSNLKILELQDNEIDNIEPLAINSLPNLTALKLGKNKLRILPDNVFRDLTSLETAELQENQLQNIADTAFNNVPHILLLNLSSNQIHNLDDAGLRSIRSLEVLDLSNNKLRRIDNSNMAKMEWLVELKMDNNKICTIQGAPFNGMPRLRVLSLRNNLMSYIPEYTVKRLRSSIAVLDIEGNPISCSCPMLWMRAWLEEASELGPRCSDGTYLREMRLSRQDCSNTEQQKQIAVSPECESEIVDSNLYGTSQVFSPYTSIKDSTSQLGQNTAPSPEESDYFYDEYVDYPYNETSILAIEQNNSIYNNENKATPVPIITSSEKISSHFIPGDTPTIYAEPKKNSSNQQNFVQNDLSKYPSPSQSGFTFFGMPLPALNLGSLWGSGRKADRKYGLVNTSRGNGRVQMYPEYYGGSNHVHKQYTINPLPEKYPPTVPDVQTGGFVPMLPGSGGFTPMIPSSNKTEKNSTMEMNLYKNQHDFINTEISNTSDSKLTKRGPHFIGSDKNSDQDLNKVIKNNKVTITKLDYKPTFIAPGANVSEIVTERTIISTTPELTNKKSFSTIVHSTTQPTIIENVSKSEFIKGPPSSPKNIIEEIEKNVTNFSIDEIVTTKPFNDEWETNTENDFTKASSNESPSPLSALLIPGGQHPQQYKPPVGKPTITKVELASIRNISTTEKPTLIDSFFTNDDLSKDETTTVKVIPSNGDGSMSWYFKNYNQTNLEPYIGPGHETHSLSVNNLSVQLNVPYNFLIILTVITINLYR is encoded by the exons ATGGAGTtaatatttcgattaaaaattcacttatccattttaaatactTCGCAATGGTTCCTTCACaattttatatggtttttattgataaaatcatGGATTTCTTTACCAAATACAAGTGGTGGATTTATTGCTGAATGTCCAGCACAAGAATTGATATTACCATGTAGATGTCTTACACGAGGAAATGAATACCAAATTTG GTGTTCGCACTCGGAATTATCGAATGTTTTAGATGGCTTAAAATCAATTGGCAAATTAATAACTAATCCAATTgatgaattaattttagaaaataataatttaccttCGTTGCCTGGGCGTTTTTTTCTTCCTATTCGCGTAATGCGATTGATGCTTCGAAACAATTACTTGCAAAGAGTTTCTTCCGGATGGTTAACAG GGTTAGAAAATACATTAATGGAATTATACATGGTGGAGCCGGATTTACGCAGTTTTCCAATGGACTCGTTGGACCAGTTACGACAATTAGAAGCAGTTACTATCAAATCAAATCTAATGAAACGTGCACCATATTTTAGTGGATTACCCCGCTTACGTTACATTCAAATAGAATCAACATCACTGGTTGAATTATCACCACGGAATTTCAAAATGCTACCTTCATTAGAAAAATTACACATCACAGGCAGTGAACATTTAACACGATTAGAATCAAACGTTCTCGAAGATTTACCACAATTAAATATAGTAAACATATCATTTAATGCTATTAATTGGGTACATCCACGGGCGTTTTCACGACTACCGAATCTTGTGGAACTTCATTTAATTGGTAACCAAATTACCGATGCTGGAATGATTGGTCGTGGTACAAGAGATTTACAATCGTTGACTACGTTACGTTTAGATTACaataatattgacaaaattgGCGAAGCATCATTCGTTGATATTCCCGCTCTACGTGATTTGTATTTATCATATAATCAAATCACAGATATTCATCATGGAGCGTTCCATCAAACACCACAATTACGGATGTTAAATTTAAACCATAATTTGGTACGGCATGTACATCCAGAATCATTTTTACAACATTCTGGTAGTGGATTAGAAGAATTATGGTTAATCGACAACGATATAAGTCATGTTAGTGAGTTACGATCACTTTTAGATGCACTTCCACGATTAATTTTCTTGGATATGAGCTACAATTTCTTACAAGATATACCGTTTGGTGCTCTACGAGGTCATCCAACTTTAGAACGATTacatttaaatcataataaaattcaaatggtTGAACGAGAAGCTTTTACTGCAATGCCAGCCTTACGAGAGttgagattaaaaaataattcgctTTCGAATTTATTGGATGGTCCTTTATGGAATTTACCTGCACTAAAAGGACTAgatttatcacaaaattattttaaacggaTAGAGCCACGTTTGTTAATGAACTTACCATCGTTAAGACGATTGGATTTAAGTGAAAATCAACTTGGAATCATTGATCCCGCTTCATTTTTAGAAACGCCAGCCTTAGAACACGTTAATATATCGCATAATGTTTTAACAACGTTACATCCAGCAACGTTTCGACATTTAATGCATCTATACGAGATTGATGTCAGTCATAATCGTTTAGTGGAATTTGTACCCGGCTTACCAAGaggaattgaaaatttacatatgTCACGGAATCAAATCACAAGTTTACCGTTATCACCATCACCAGATTTAGATTTACCTTCCTTAAGAATGTTAGATATATCAAGAAATGGTATTGCGAAAATTCAATCAGGTTCATTTCGAACTTTACCACAATTGAGACGATTAAACTTGGGTAAAAATTCATTACAAACGCTAGAAAACAGTTGCTTAGAAGGTTTAACTCGCTTAGAAGTTTTAGATTTACATGACAATCGATTAATGTTATTACATCCACAATGTTTACGAGAAAAACGAGAACTAAGAGAATTAAATTTGAGTGGTAATCATTTAGAAATGTTAGTTCCAGAAGTCTTACAAGATacagaacatttaaaaaaattggatgttAGCAATAATCGGTTAACGGAAATTATGTCAGGAACATTTCAAAATACCAGAGAACTGAAAAGTTTTGATTGTTCCTACAATTCACTTACACAATTACCACCATcaattcgaaatttaaaaaatctagaaGTTCTTGATCTCACCAACAATCGATTACGTTATTTACAGCCAGAAACTTTAAGTAGTTTAGCGGCATTAacagaattaaaaatatcacgTAATCGTATATCCGAACTACGACAACGTGCTTTTGataatttgtcaaatttaaaaattcttgaattaCAAGACAATGAAATCGATAATATTGAACCATTAGCAATAAATTCATTACCAAATTTAACAGCATTAAAAttaggtaaaaataaattacggaTATTACCGGATAATGTATTTCGCGATTTAACATCGTTAGAAACTGCTGAATTACaagaaaatcaattacaaaatattgcTGACACAGCGTTTAATAATGTTCCACATATATTACTGTTAAACTTGAGCTCAAATCAAATCCATAACTTAGATGATGCTGGTTTGAGAAGTATTCGATCTTTAGAAGTACTAGATTTAAGTAATAACAAATTACGACGTATAGATAATTCAAATATGGCAAAAATGGAATGGTTAGTAGAattaaaaatggataataataaaatttgtacaattcAAGGTGCACCATTTAATGGAATGCCACGATTACGTGTATTAAGTTTACGAAATAATCTTATGTCATACATACCAGAATATACAGTGAAACGATTACGAAGTAGTATAGCTGTATTAGACATCGAAGGAAATCCAATTTCTTGTAGTTGTCCTATGTTATGGATGCGTGCTTGGTTAGAAGAAGCATCTGAACTTGGTCCGCGTTGTTCAGATGGAACATATTTACGCGAAATGCGTTTATCACGACAAGATTGTTCAAATACTGAACAACAGAAACAAATTGCTGTTAGTCCAGAATGTGAATCGGAAATTGTTGATTCAAATCTTTATGGAACATCTCAAGTATTTTCTCCGTACACCAGTATCAAAGATAGTACTTCACAATTAGGACAAAATACTGCTCCTTCCCCAGAAGAAAGTGATTATTTCTATGATGAATACGTCGATTATCCATACAATGAGACTAGCATTCTTGCTATCGAacaaaataatagtatttataataatgagaACAAAGCAACTCCAGTTCCGATTATAACTTCCTCAGAAAAGATATCGTCGCATTTTATTCCAGGTGATACTCCAACTATCTACGCAGaacctaaaaaaaattcttcaaatcaacaaaattttgtacaaaatgatCTCAGCAAATATCCATCACCAAGTCAAAGTGGTTTTACTTTCTTCGGTATGCCATTACCAGCACTGAATTTAGGATCTTTATGGGGTTCTGGTCGAAAAGCTGATCGTAAATATGGCCTTGTTAATACTTCACGGGGAAATGGTCGAGTTCAAATGTATCCAGAGTATTATGGTGGATCAAATCATGTACACAAGCAATATACAATTAATCCACTACCAGAAAAATATCCACCAACAGTTCCTGATGTACAAACTGGAGGATTTGTACCAATGTTACCTGGGTCTGGAGGATTTACACCAATGATACCAAGTTCAAATAAAACTGAGAAAAATTCAACAATggaaatgaatttatataaaaatcaacacGATTTTATTAATACAGAAATATCGAATACATCTGATAGTAAATTAACAAAACGTGGTCCTCATTTTATAGGATCTGATAAAAATTCTGATCaagatttaaataaagttattaaaaataataaagtaacaaTCACAAAATTAGATTATAAACCGACCTTTATTGCGCCTGGTGCTAATGTATCGGAAATTGTAACTGAACGAACTATAATATCGACCACGCCTGAACTTACcaataagaaaagtttttccaCAATAGTCCATTCTACTACACAGCCAACAATCATTGAAAATGTATCAAAATCAGAATTTATTAAAGGGCCACCGTCTTCACCAAAGAATATAATcgaagaaatagaaaaaaatgtcacgaatttttcgatagatgaGATTGTCACAACAAAACCTTTTAATGATGAATGGGAAACAAATAcagaaaatgattttacaaaagCATCATCAAATGAAAGTCCAAGTCCATTGTCTGCTTTGTTAATTCCAGGTGGACAACATCCTCAACAATATAAACCACCAGTGGGTAAACCTACAATCACCAAAGTTGAGTTAGCAAGCATTCGAAATATTTCTACAACTGAAAAACCAACATTAATTGATAGTTTTTTCACAAATGATGATTTATCTAAAGATGAAACAACTACTGTAAAAGTTATACCAAGTAATGGAGATGGTTCAATGAgttggtattttaaaaattataaccaaaCGAATTTGGAACCGTATATTGGACCAGGACATGAAACTCATAGTTTAagtgtaaataatttaagtgtGCAATTAAATGTtccgtataattttttaattatattaactgtAATTACTATTAATTTGTATCGGTAA
- the LOC123291071 gene encoding 26S proteasome non-ATPase regulatory subunit 7: MPSQDVSTTKVVVHPLVLLSVVDHFNRMGKIGNQKRVVGVLLGCWRAKGVLDVSNSFAVPFDEDDKDKSVWFLDHDYLENMYGMFKKVNAREKVVGWYHTGPKLHQNDVSINELIRRYCPNSILVIIDAKPKDLGLPTEAYQAVEEVHDDGSPTTKTFEHVPSEIGAEEAEEVGVEHLLRDIKDTTVGTLSQRITNQLLGLKGLHCQLREIRDYLLQVGQGTLPINHQIVYQLQDIFNLLPDIGKHDFTNSLYVKTNDQMLVVYLAAMVRSIIALHNLINNKLTNRDAEEGKKDEKDKKDDKKDNKNEKTDGTKADESGDTKDDKTKDSTKKKETTSNKDTKKK; this comes from the exons atgccGAGTCAAGACGTTTCAACAACAAAAGTTGTGGTTCATCCACTTGTATTATTAAGTgtggtggaccattttaatcgtATGGGAAAAATTGGTAATCAAAAACGTGTAGTTGGTGTATTATTAGGTTGTTGGCGAGCTAAAGGTGTTTTAGATGTTTCCAACAGTTTTGCAG taCCATTCGATGAAGATGACAAAGATAAATCTGTATGGTTCTTGGACCACGATTACCTAGAAAATATGTATGGTATGTTCAAAAAAGTAAATGCTCGTGAAAAGGTTGTGGGCTGGTACCATACTGGTCCAAAATTACATCAAAACGATGtttcaataaatgaattaattcgACGATATTGCCCAAATTCCATATTGGTAATCATCGACGCCAAACCAAAAGACCTTGGTTTACCAACTGAAGCGTATCAAGCTGTAGAAGAAGTGCATGATGATGGTTcaccaacaacaaaaacattcgaACACGTTCCAAGTGAAATTGGTGCTGAAGAAGCAGAGGAAGTTGGCGTTGAACATTTATTACGTGACATAAAGGATACAACAGTTGGAACATTATCACAACGTATTACAAATCAATTATTGGGTTTAAAAGGTTTACACTGTCAGTTAAGAGAGATTCGTGACTATTTGTTACAAGTTGGACAAGGCACATTACCAATAAATCATCAAATTGTTTATCAATTAcaagatatatttaatttattaccagATATTGGTAAACatgattttacaaattcattGTATGTTAAAACGAATGATCAAATGTTAGTTGTTTATTTGGCGGCAATGGTACGCTCAATAATTgcattacataatttaattaataataaattaacaaatcgTGATGCTGAAGAGGGTAAAAAGGATGAGAAGGATAAGAAAGATGAtaagaaagataataaaaatgagaaaactGATGGAACAAAAGCTGATGAATCAGGTGACACAAAAGATGATAAAACAAAAGATTCGACAAAAAAGAAGGAGACTACGTCGAATAAAGATACTAAAAAGAAGTag